In Paenibacillus sp. G2S3, a single window of DNA contains:
- a CDS encoding iron ABC transporter permease, with translation MNINSLRSFKWVSGGLALFILTVLVLLPLLLIFWTSIYPNEQLDIAAPLRTIMSSHDLVEVLLNSIGLGVSVILLTTLFALPLAWIMAKTDLGHHNWLDVVLLIPFMTPPYIGSMGWMLFMQTGGYMEQFLPASSVLTPYFFSYGGMVLIMSLHLFPFLYLLLRNTLLQIGGNLEEAASVHGAPFFYRFKRVIIPLLLSSYGLGALLIFVKTIAEFGTPATFGRRIGFYVLTSEIHKYISSWPIDFGKATSLASLLLGVCLVMWYIQTLISSRFSYRLIGGKGTRTKRYKSTGIVGVLSWGYVVLLLLASIGIPYFSIITASLLKLRGEGVSWSNLTLKHYAELLSPGSQGLEALLNSFTLAIIASSIAVILGTWFALTVGKGATFKQKITDLFSLLPNTVPGIVIVVGLILLWNARWMPIPLYNTYWMVVLTYVVLFIPYTVQYVKASYGQIDSSLMQAGQVFGGSKLYVFRRILLPLILPGMVAGWMMTFTISNRELVASLLILPPSMQTSATYIFAQFEQGAVAMGMAMAVISVGVTTILLLVLEYLSPDRKRRQR, from the coding sequence CGCGCCACTACGAACCATTATGAGTAGTCATGATCTGGTTGAGGTACTGCTGAATTCTATCGGGCTCGGGGTAAGCGTTATTCTACTAACTACGCTATTTGCACTACCTCTGGCCTGGATTATGGCTAAAACGGACTTAGGGCATCATAATTGGCTGGATGTTGTGCTACTAATCCCTTTTATGACTCCGCCATACATTGGTTCAATGGGTTGGATGTTATTTATGCAGACGGGTGGGTATATGGAACAGTTTCTGCCCGCTTCCTCCGTGCTGACTCCGTATTTCTTTAGTTATGGAGGGATGGTGCTGATCATGAGCCTGCATTTATTCCCCTTCCTGTATTTACTGCTGCGTAATACGCTTTTGCAGATCGGGGGCAATCTGGAGGAAGCAGCCTCTGTTCATGGTGCTCCGTTCTTTTACAGATTTAAAAGAGTAATCATTCCCTTGCTATTATCCAGCTATGGGCTTGGAGCTCTTCTCATCTTCGTCAAAACGATTGCCGAATTTGGTACCCCTGCGACCTTTGGTCGTAGGATCGGCTTTTACGTTCTGACCTCTGAGATCCATAAGTATATCTCTAGTTGGCCAATAGATTTTGGAAAGGCTACTTCACTAGCTTCCTTGCTGCTCGGAGTTTGTCTCGTCATGTGGTATATCCAGACTCTAATTAGCAGCCGCTTCTCTTATCGCCTAATTGGCGGAAAAGGGACTCGCACCAAACGTTATAAAAGCACGGGAATCGTAGGGGTTCTTAGTTGGGGGTATGTTGTTCTATTACTTCTAGCATCTATCGGCATTCCTTATTTCTCAATCATAACAGCCTCATTATTGAAGCTGCGAGGAGAAGGCGTATCTTGGAGCAATTTAACCTTAAAACATTATGCAGAGCTGCTGTCACCGGGTTCTCAAGGTCTTGAGGCCTTATTAAATAGCTTCACATTAGCCATCATTGCTTCCAGTATCGCGGTTATTCTTGGGACTTGGTTTGCCTTAACTGTAGGAAAAGGAGCTACATTCAAGCAGAAAATTACAGATCTATTCAGCCTACTTCCCAACACAGTGCCTGGAATTGTAATTGTAGTAGGGCTAATCCTGCTATGGAATGCTCGCTGGATGCCTATTCCGCTCTATAATACCTACTGGATGGTTGTGCTTACCTACGTTGTACTATTCATCCCCTATACTGTTCAGTATGTAAAAGCGAGCTATGGGCAGATTGATTCTTCCCTTATGCAAGCGGGACAAGTATTCGGAGGAAGCAAGCTGTATGTGTTCCGCCGTATTCTGCTCCCTCTCATCCTTCCGGGGATGGTGGCTGGCTGGATGATGACCTTCACCATTTCCAATCGGGAACTGGTAGCCTCCTTACTCATTCTTCCACCTTCAATGCAGACATCGGCGACCTATATTTTTGCCCAGTTTGAACAAGGTGCAGTAGCAATGGGAATGGCCATGGCAGTAATTTCTGTCGGTGTTACTACTATATTACTACTAGTATTAGAATATTTAAGCCCAGATAGAAAGCGGAGACAACGATGA
- a CDS encoding MBL fold metallo-hydrolase gives MSTLTIWGGAGEHGRSSYLLQDKDGQSGILLDCGVKKEGPGEYPLLDTDIIPHLQAVFLSHAHEDHSIALPLLYKYGYSGKVWTTKATVKQLPDYFEAWDKYVAAQSASLPYGEIDKQSIQFMYLEEHIPPQTWLRIAPNLQVQWGRSGHLAGSVWLILEWDGTIVFFSGDYTKESLLLMADSPTIMEAGAKDFADLSIIDAAYGADPDEQLVKLQQLESAISNTLQKGGSILLPVPIHGRSQELIVWASECFPDDQLIVEEELVAPLRGLSDKTEWLKEGAIQRVDMLFNRKNLCIVSNSEERAKALLNLKSSIVFTNDGMMQSAKAQEYFHQLSSSPDNHVIFTGHLAAGSFGHRLVKHSMVEESSDIRCTISLIRYKVHQGLPDIREMLQTVPSRRSVLVHAPKSHIDHVTSILEGEGFAGLYSLLPGSTLSF, from the coding sequence ATGAGCACACTAACGATTTGGGGAGGGGCCGGAGAGCATGGCCGTTCCTCCTATCTTTTGCAGGACAAAGATGGGCAATCTGGTATTCTACTCGATTGTGGTGTCAAAAAAGAAGGTCCAGGTGAATACCCCCTGCTAGATACAGACATCATCCCACATTTGCAGGCAGTGTTTCTGTCCCATGCGCATGAGGATCATTCCATAGCACTTCCCCTACTATATAAGTACGGATATTCAGGTAAGGTATGGACAACGAAAGCTACCGTTAAACAGCTTCCCGATTATTTCGAAGCATGGGATAAATACGTGGCTGCTCAGTCCGCATCACTACCTTATGGAGAAATAGATAAGCAATCTATCCAGTTCATGTATTTGGAGGAGCATATCCCCCCTCAGACTTGGCTGAGGATTGCACCTAATCTTCAAGTACAATGGGGGCGAAGCGGACATTTAGCAGGTTCGGTTTGGCTGATCCTCGAATGGGATGGAACAATCGTATTTTTCTCAGGGGATTATACGAAGGAGTCGCTGCTGCTCATGGCAGATTCACCAACGATTATGGAAGCCGGAGCTAAAGATTTCGCCGATCTATCCATTATCGATGCCGCATATGGCGCGGATCCTGATGAGCAGCTTGTAAAGTTACAACAATTAGAGTCAGCGATCTCTAACACTCTGCAAAAAGGGGGTTCAATCCTCCTTCCGGTACCTATCCATGGCAGAAGCCAGGAATTGATCGTATGGGCAAGCGAGTGTTTCCCGGATGATCAGCTGATCGTCGAAGAAGAGCTCGTAGCACCTTTAAGAGGTTTGAGCGATAAGACCGAATGGCTGAAAGAGGGCGCTATTCAGCGCGTTGATATGCTTTTTAATAGAAAGAACTTGTGTATTGTATCTAATTCAGAGGAACGTGCAAAGGCATTGTTGAATCTCAAGAGCTCAATCGTGTTTACCAATGACGGAATGATGCAGTCGGCAAAAGCACAAGAGTATTTTCACCAGCTCTCTTCTTCTCCTGACAACCATGTGATTTTCACGGGACATTTGGCGGCAGGTAGTTTCGGGCACCGTCTCGTTAAACATTCTATGGTAGAAGAATCTAGCGACATTAGATGTACAATCTCACTCATTCGCTATAAAGTCCACCAAGGCTTACCGGATATTCGAGAAATGCTCCAAACGGTTCCTAGCCGCCGGTCGGTGCTCGTTCATGCTCCCAAATCGCATATTGATCATGTCACTTCTATATTAGAAGGAGAAGGTTTTGCAGGGCTGTATTCTTTGCTGCCTGGAAGTACGCTTTCGTTCTGA
- a CDS encoding M15 family metallopeptidase — protein sequence MLTLSQIKEKSSKRLTNLHPVVRSAATALIERCYRLNIPILITQGLRTVAEQDALYAQGRTKPGAIVTNARGGYSYHNFGLAVDFALLLTNGSSVSWDMCRDGNNNQIADWQEVVKEAKALGFEWGGDWTSFKDYPHFQMAFGLMLTQLRAGAKPSISAVESAYKVINRKEEEELKSDIIAVVKVNGVKVADGVLEKGITYVPVRIIAEALGAQVGYDSATRTVEIKSTH from the coding sequence ATGCTCACATTGTCCCAAATCAAAGAAAAATCAAGTAAACGTCTAACCAACCTACACCCCGTAGTCCGTTCCGCTGCTACTGCGCTTATTGAGCGCTGTTACAGGCTCAACATCCCCATTCTCATTACGCAGGGACTTCGCACAGTAGCCGAGCAAGATGCTCTTTACGCACAAGGACGCACCAAGCCCGGAGCGATTGTCACCAATGCGCGTGGCGGGTATAGCTATCATAATTTTGGATTAGCCGTAGATTTTGCTCTTTTGTTGACGAATGGATCTAGTGTGTCTTGGGATATGTGCCGGGATGGCAATAACAATCAGATCGCAGATTGGCAGGAGGTTGTAAAAGAGGCCAAGGCACTTGGCTTCGAATGGGGTGGTGATTGGACTAGCTTTAAGGATTACCCACATTTTCAAATGGCATTTGGCTTAATGCTCACTCAGTTACGAGCAGGGGCAAAGCCCTCAATATCCGCAGTGGAGTCAGCGTATAAGGTCATCAATAGGAAGGAGGAAGAAGAATTGAAGAGTGATATTATTGCCGTTGTAAAGGTTAACGGGGTTAAGGTTGCAGATGGAGTGCTTGAAAAAGGCATCACCTACGTTCCCGTTCGTATTATTGCAGAAGCGCTAGGTGCACAGGTGGGTTATGATTCCGCCACTCGAACGGTTGAGATTAAAAGTACTCACTAA
- a CDS encoding holin — translation METREILDDVMAFASILAVFVLALVQLVKNSINIPRNTVPIIGLLIGLFIGAAAYPFTELDIVLRLWAGGLAGLSATGLFELAFKDRPGTTKE, via the coding sequence ATGGAAACTAGAGAGATTTTAGATGATGTTATGGCGTTTGCTTCTATATTAGCTGTATTCGTACTTGCTTTAGTTCAATTGGTCAAAAATAGTATCAACATCCCGCGGAATACAGTTCCGATCATCGGACTATTGATAGGTTTGTTCATTGGTGCGGCGGCGTATCCTTTTACCGAACTGGATATCGTACTTCGTCTTTGGGCTGGAGGGCTTGCGGGTTTATCTGCGACGGGGTTGTTTGAGCTAGCTTTTAAGGATCGTCCGGGGACGACGAAAGAGTAA